Proteins co-encoded in one Marinitoga sp. 38H-ov genomic window:
- a CDS encoding glycine C-acetyltransferase: MNFYEQLISEMNELKENGLFVTIRTLNSAQGAWFEVDGKKVLNLCSNNYLGFANNERLKKAAIKAVEEYGVGPGAVRSIAGTMDIHTKLEKELAEFKKAEATLVVQSGFNANQAVIPAITTAEDAILSDELNHASIIDGVRLSKAKKYVWKHKDVKDLEEKLKEAKSNGARRLLIITDGVFSMDGDLAPLPEIVEVAEKYNAIVMVDDAHGEGVLGDSGRGIVDHFHLHGRVDIEVGTLSKAFGVVGGFVAGKKELIEYLKQKARPFLFSSSLSPAEAGAALEAVRILSESGEVVEKLWENGRYFKEKLNALGFDTWHSETPITPVMLYDAKVAKEFSLKLFEEGIFAQSIGYPTVPKGLARIRVMISAAHTKEDLDFAVEKFEKIGKELNIIK, translated from the coding sequence ATGAACTTTTATGAACAATTGATTTCTGAAATGAACGAATTAAAGGAAAACGGCCTTTTTGTTACAATTAGAACTTTAAACAGCGCACAAGGTGCTTGGTTTGAAGTGGATGGAAAAAAAGTTTTAAATTTATGCTCTAATAATTATTTAGGTTTTGCTAACAACGAAAGACTTAAAAAAGCCGCAATTAAAGCAGTAGAAGAATACGGTGTAGGTCCCGGCGCTGTTAGAAGCATTGCTGGTACAATGGATATTCACACAAAATTAGAAAAGGAACTTGCAGAATTCAAAAAAGCAGAAGCTACTTTAGTCGTACAATCTGGATTTAACGCAAACCAAGCAGTTATTCCGGCTATAACAACTGCAGAAGATGCTATCCTATCAGATGAACTAAATCATGCAAGTATTATTGATGGAGTTAGACTATCAAAAGCTAAGAAATATGTATGGAAACATAAGGATGTAAAAGACTTAGAAGAAAAATTAAAAGAAGCAAAATCAAATGGTGCTAGAAGATTATTAATTATAACAGATGGTGTATTTAGTATGGATGGAGATTTAGCTCCATTACCAGAAATCGTAGAAGTTGCAGAAAAATATAATGCTATTGTTATGGTCGATGACGCTCATGGTGAAGGTGTTTTAGGAGATAGCGGAAGAGGAATTGTTGATCATTTCCATCTACATGGGCGAGTTGATATAGAAGTTGGTACATTATCTAAAGCTTTTGGTGTAGTTGGTGGATTTGTTGCTGGAAAAAAAGAATTAATTGAATATTTAAAACAAAAAGCTAGACCTTTCTTGTTTAGTAGTTCATTATCTCCAGCAGAAGCAGGAGCTGCTCTAGAAGCTGTTAGAATATTGAGTGAAAGTGGAGAAGTTGTAGAAAAATTATGGGAAAATGGAAGATACTTTAAAGAAAAATTGAATGCGTTAGGTTTTGATACATGGCATAGTGAAACACCAATAACTCCAGTTATGTTATACGATGCTAAAGTAGCAAAAGAATTTAGTTTAAAACTATTTGAAGAGGGTATTTTTGCACAATCTATTGGATATCCTACTGTTCCAAAAGGATTAGCTAGAATTAGGGTAATGATTAGTGCTGCCCATACAAAAGAAGATTTAGATTTTGCTGTTGAAAAATTTGAGAAAATTGGAAAAGAATTAAATATAATAAAATAA
- a CDS encoding cyclic nucleotide-binding domain-containing protein, giving the protein MKEFFNPGDIIFKENESYDYCYYIISGKVHSSLRMREFSSNEFIGVMSFLTGKPLLETYTANSKVEALKLDKKTILSIIGEEEFSLLLENISTIYVNLSYKSLLNITPNIYDLIIKKAKLKNRKDLVEETQLNEVDSILAELDQILNAGEIFETEIPEDIEILEENFKSLFNKENIDLAGIIVFTANYIRKNKDNKKLCEDLKYGFEKSIEIEDRALVKYFLYLICLNCKDKNEIKNILEQYLELLRFWGVPSWGEMLIRIENYESYLEIISKKGEDKENEI; this is encoded by the coding sequence ATGAAAGAGTTTTTTAATCCAGGTGATATTATTTTTAAAGAAAATGAATCATATGATTATTGTTACTATATAATTTCAGGAAAAGTTCATTCTTCTCTTAGAATGAGAGAGTTTTCATCTAATGAATTTATTGGAGTTATGAGTTTTTTAACGGGAAAGCCACTGTTAGAAACATATACAGCTAATTCAAAGGTAGAAGCTTTAAAATTAGATAAAAAAACTATTTTAAGTATTATAGGAGAAGAAGAATTTTCGCTATTATTAGAAAATATATCAACAATATATGTTAATTTATCTTATAAAAGTTTACTTAATATCACTCCTAATATATACGATTTAATTATAAAAAAGGCTAAATTAAAAAATAGAAAAGATTTAGTAGAAGAAACTCAATTAAACGAAGTTGATAGCATATTGGCAGAGTTAGATCAAATTTTAAACGCCGGAGAAATATTTGAAACAGAGATACCAGAAGACATTGAAATTTTAGAAGAAAATTTTAAATCTTTATTTAACAAAGAAAATATAGATTTAGCAGGAATAATTGTTTTTACTGCAAATTATATAAGAAAAAATAAAGATAATAAAAAATTATGCGAAGACCTAAAATATGGTTTTGAAAAATCTATAGAAATAGAAGACAGAGCTTTAGTAAAGTATTTTTTATACTTAATATGTTTAAATTGTAAAGATAAAAATGAAATAAAAAACATTTTAGAGCAATACTTAGAATTATTAAGATTTTGGGGAGTCCCTTCTTGGGGAGAAATGCTAATCAGAATAGAGAATTATGAATCATACTTAGAAATAATAAGCAAAAAAGGTGAGGATAAAGAAAATGAAATATGA
- a CDS encoding transglycosylase domain-containing protein, whose translation MKFFLSGLLISIMIGISLFIYTKNIFSEKSIFSINSNYNTYLFSDNSEISPPKFQYVNLKDAPIDLIFVLLWSEDRDFFGHPGFDLKGLIRSIIINLKNGTSFGGSTLTQQIIKNIYLSQEKLITRKILEIFLSFWVEKSYTKNEILESYINMAYLGNDITGFGAAAKRYFGKDLKDLNLTEISILVGILNSPEYYNPYKYPLKAKKQGLIILNSLLEKQIITNEDYKKYTYILNNISFKKSYLDDSNLQILLAIKSEEANINLNGGGYIVKSTINRDLFEMTKNSWEASQSAIVLDNKTGKILTFLGSQYDVFYSNRQIGSTIKPFYYLLAIEKGYNFDTKLLDEPFKIGDWAPKNFEKTFKGYVTLKDALINSINIPSIHLFLDLETNPTKSVEIVEKFLNDIGIEGYYPHDITISLGTVESNVYNIAKAYSIFPNYGLIPEYYIIQEIYDKNGNIIYKKTPKIDKKITSISNKSYSLMNELLESVVKEGTAKNLFVENLNFHGKTGTSDNSVWFSGYDGKINISVRKDGKFLLSTTHAIPIAKNILKNYFYYNSNIKVPKYNFDGFVDLENSFEELLNIFNNKNLSKNLYLKNIQNYEFLFPDLFLENYKNNLDKKLFEFDISNINSYIQNLDLGDKKIFNKFIKEKLFIDIYFPELYYNIK comes from the coding sequence TTGAAGTTTTTTTTATCTGGATTATTAATTTCTATTATGATTGGCATAAGTCTTTTTATATATACAAAAAATATTTTTTCAGAAAAATCCATTTTTTCTATAAATAGTAACTATAATACATACCTTTTTTCAGATAATTCAGAAATAAGCCCACCAAAGTTCCAATATGTTAATTTAAAGGATGCTCCTATAGATTTAATATTTGTTTTATTATGGTCTGAAGATAGAGATTTTTTTGGACATCCCGGTTTTGATTTAAAAGGATTGATTAGATCTATAATAATAAATTTAAAAAACGGAACTTCCTTTGGAGGAAGCACTTTAACTCAACAAATAATAAAAAATATTTATCTAAGTCAAGAGAAATTAATTACTAGAAAAATTCTAGAAATATTTCTTTCTTTTTGGGTTGAAAAAAGTTACACCAAAAATGAAATACTGGAATCGTATATTAATATGGCTTATTTAGGAAATGATATAACCGGTTTTGGCGCAGCTGCAAAAAGATATTTTGGAAAAGATTTAAAAGATTTAAATTTAACTGAAATATCTATTTTAGTTGGTATTTTAAATTCTCCGGAATATTATAATCCATATAAGTATCCTCTAAAGGCTAAAAAACAAGGATTAATAATATTAAATTCATTGCTTGAGAAACAAATCATAACAAATGAAGATTATAAAAAATATACATATATATTAAATAATATCTCATTTAAAAAAAGCTATCTTGATGATAGTAATTTACAGATTTTATTAGCTATAAAAAGTGAAGAGGCTAATATTAATTTAAACGGCGGAGGATATATTGTTAAATCCACTATAAATAGAGATTTGTTTGAAATGACTAAAAATTCCTGGGAAGCTTCACAAAGTGCAATTGTTTTAGATAATAAAACAGGAAAAATTCTTACTTTTTTAGGTAGTCAATACGATGTATTCTATTCTAATAGACAAATTGGTTCTACAATTAAACCCTTTTATTACCTTTTAGCTATTGAAAAAGGATACAATTTTGATACCAAATTGTTAGACGAACCTTTTAAGATAGGAGACTGGGCTCCAAAAAATTTTGAAAAAACTTTTAAGGGATATGTGACACTAAAAGATGCTTTAATTAATTCTATTAACATCCCTTCCATACACTTGTTTTTAGACTTAGAAACTAATCCAACAAAATCTGTTGAAATTGTAGAAAAATTTTTAAATGATATAGGTATAGAAGGATATTATCCTCACGATATCACAATATCTCTAGGTACAGTTGAAAGTAATGTATATAATATTGCTAAAGCTTATTCTATATTTCCAAATTACGGACTAATACCAGAGTATTATATTATTCAAGAAATTTATGATAAAAATGGAAATATTATATACAAAAAAACTCCTAAAATAGATAAAAAAATTACTTCTATTAGCAATAAATCATATAGTTTAATGAATGAATTATTAGAAAGTGTTGTAAAGGAAGGTACAGCAAAAAATTTATTTGTTGAAAATTTAAACTTTCATGGAAAGACAGGAACATCCGACAATTCAGTATGGTTTTCCGGATATGACGGAAAAATTAATATTTCTGTAAGAAAAGATGGTAAATTTTTGCTATCAACTACTCATGCTATCCCAATTGCAAAAAATATTTTAAAAAATTATTTTTACTATAACTCAAATATAAAAGTTCCAAAATATAACTTTGATGGATTTGTAGATTTAGAAAATTCTTTTGAGGAATTATTAAACATTTTTAATAATAAAAATTTATCTAAAAATTTATACTTAAAAAATATTCAAAATTATGAGTTTTTATTCCCGGATTTATTTTTAGAAAATTACAAAAATAATCTTGATAAAAAATTATTTGAATTTGATATTTCAAATATTAATTCGTATATTCAAAATTTAGATTTAGGTGATAAAAAAATATTTAATAAATTTATAAAAGAAAAGTTATTTATAGATATATATTTCCCAGAATTATATTACAATATTAAGTAG
- the ftsY gene encoding signal recognition particle-docking protein FtsY, protein MGFFNKIKEGLKKTRDKFFGNIKTIFSGRTLDDDVLEELEEIMILSDMGVEASKDIIEKLKERYKKEKTDDPLLLLRDIMVEHLDNKPIILKPEKKPYVILVVGVNGTGKTTTIAKLGKIYKENGNEVVFASGDTFRAAAIEQLKEWGNRLGINVIAHSHGSDAAAVAYDALNHAISKNKDVVIIDTAGRLHTKSNLMEELKKIKRVIQKVIPDAPHETLLVLDGTTGQNGIVQAKVFKEAIDLSGIVVTKLDGTAKGGIAFAINQELKIPIKLIGVGEKEDDLQLFDPNDYCNALLDIEE, encoded by the coding sequence ATGGGTTTTTTTAATAAAATAAAAGAAGGATTGAAAAAAACAAGAGATAAATTTTTTGGGAATATAAAAACTATATTTTCTGGAAGAACATTAGATGATGATGTTCTAGAAGAACTTGAAGAAATAATGATATTATCCGATATGGGAGTTGAGGCATCAAAGGATATTATAGAAAAATTAAAAGAAAGATATAAAAAAGAAAAGACAGATGATCCATTATTGTTATTAAGGGACATTATGGTTGAACATCTGGATAATAAACCTATAATTCTAAAACCAGAAAAAAAACCATATGTTATTTTAGTAGTAGGAGTTAATGGTACAGGTAAAACTACTACAATAGCTAAATTAGGAAAAATATATAAAGAGAATGGGAATGAAGTAGTATTTGCATCAGGGGATACATTTAGAGCTGCTGCAATAGAGCAATTAAAAGAATGGGGAAATAGACTTGGTATTAATGTAATAGCTCATTCTCATGGATCAGATGCTGCAGCTGTTGCATATGATGCATTAAATCATGCAATTTCTAAAAATAAAGATGTTGTTATTATAGATACAGCGGGGAGGCTACATACAAAAAGTAATTTAATGGAAGAATTGAAAAAAATTAAAAGAGTTATTCAAAAAGTTATACCAGATGCACCACATGAAACATTACTGGTTTTAGATGGAACAACAGGGCAAAACGGCATTGTTCAAGCTAAGGTTTTTAAAGAGGCTATAGATTTAAGTGGGATAGTGGTTACAAAATTAGATGGAACTGCAAAAGGTGGAATAGCCTTTGCAATTAATCAAGAATTAAAAATACCTATTAAATTAATAGGAGTAGGAGAAAAAGAAGATGATTTACAACTTTTTGATCCCAATGATTATTGTAATGCATTATTAGATATAGAAGAATAG
- the upp gene encoding uracil phosphoribosyltransferase, which yields MEFSNLTVVDHPLIKHKLTIMRNKDTGPKEFRELLKEITQLLTYEATRNLPTINIEVETPIQKTLGEMVEDKKITIVPILRAGLGMMDGILSLVPNASIGFLGIFRDPETLKPVEYYLKFPPFSENHFVFIVDPMLATGFSIKYAIKKVKEYGVNNIIVMSLLAAPEGVKNLEEEYPDVKIYTASLDEKLNDHAYIIPGLGDAGDRLFRTK from the coding sequence ATGGAATTTTCAAATCTTACTGTGGTAGACCATCCTTTAATAAAACACAAACTCACTATTATGAGAAACAAAGATACAGGACCAAAAGAATTTAGAGAATTATTAAAAGAAATAACTCAATTATTAACTTATGAAGCTACAAGAAATTTACCAACAATAAATATCGAAGTTGAAACTCCTATCCAAAAAACTCTTGGAGAAATGGTTGAAGATAAAAAAATAACTATTGTTCCTATTTTAAGAGCTGGTTTAGGTATGATGGATGGCATTTTAAGCCTTGTCCCTAATGCAAGTATTGGATTTCTTGGTATTTTTAGAGACCCCGAAACATTAAAACCCGTTGAATACTACCTTAAGTTTCCTCCTTTTTCAGAAAATCACTTTGTCTTCATTGTAGACCCCATGCTAGCTACTGGATTTTCCATTAAATATGCTATTAAAAAAGTTAAAGAATATGGTGTTAATAATATAATTGTAATGTCATTATTAGCCGCACCTGAAGGTGTTAAAAATTTAGAAGAAGAATATCCAGATGTTAAAATTTATACAGCATCTTTAGATGAAAAATTAAATGATCATGCATATATAATTCCAGGTCTTGGTGACGCTGGAGACAGATTATTTAGAACAAAATAG
- the plsY gene encoding glycerol-3-phosphate 1-O-acyltransferase PlsY, which yields MYLFLAYIIGSIPFSFIFPYILTGRDVRKYGSKNVGTSNAVYITNLKVGLLCLVGDFSKGFFVYYLFSHILKTENIYVYLASLLVVIGHNWSIFLKFKGGKGIATLLGVLMAYNPIVGLMFAGISAIITYITKYIALGNVVSLFIIMFFSYFKIFNMDPLLLSLMFVIILPKHIENLIRIINKTEIKVTERLDKAE from the coding sequence ATGTATTTATTTTTAGCTTATATTATTGGTAGTATTCCTTTTAGTTTTATTTTTCCATATATTTTAACAGGGAGAGATGTTAGAAAGTATGGATCAAAGAATGTAGGGACATCAAATGCGGTTTATATTACAAATTTAAAAGTTGGTCTTTTGTGTTTAGTTGGAGATTTTTCAAAAGGTTTTTTTGTATATTATTTGTTTTCTCATATTCTAAAAACGGAGAATATATATGTATATTTAGCATCATTATTAGTAGTAATTGGACATAATTGGAGTATTTTTTTGAAATTTAAAGGTGGCAAAGGTATAGCTACATTGTTAGGGGTATTAATGGCATATAATCCTATAGTTGGTTTAATGTTTGCGGGTATATCAGCTATTATTACTTATATTACAAAATATATAGCATTAGGAAATGTTGTAAGTTTATTTATAATAATGTTTTTCTCATATTTTAAAATATTTAATATGGATCCGTTATTGCTTTCTCTTATGTTTGTTATAATACTTCCTAAACATATAGAAAATCTCATTAGAATAATAAATAAAACTGAAATAAAAGTTACTGAACGATTGGATAAAGCCGAATAA
- a CDS encoding DUF2225 domain-containing protein, with protein MGDFWEDSTNCPLCGKSFFYTKVKYDSIVINKYDDDLKPNFKGPNPQNFSILTCPKCGFTFFSDDINVLKRIKKEKKEELKEYLKIAKLRLGKIDNSYEKSSEFIKKQLALASIIYKIIENPENMAKSLIRLAWIFRDENKEKEELKMIYSAVNYLEEKFKDLTTDEELIMYYFYKGYLNLRLGKKKDAKESFNKLISRYKNSSNPYIKKAEYLKGDL; from the coding sequence ATGGGAGATTTTTGGGAAGATTCTACAAATTGTCCTTTATGTGGAAAATCATTTTTTTATACAAAAGTAAAATATGATAGTATAGTGATTAATAAATACGATGATGATTTAAAACCAAATTTTAAGGGACCTAATCCACAAAATTTTTCTATATTAACCTGTCCAAAATGCGGTTTTACATTTTTCTCTGATGATATCAATGTTTTAAAAAGAATAAAAAAAGAAAAAAAAGAAGAATTAAAAGAATACTTAAAAATTGCAAAACTAAGATTAGGAAAAATAGATAATTCATATGAAAAATCTTCTGAGTTTATAAAAAAACAACTTGCATTAGCCTCAATAATTTATAAAATTATTGAAAACCCAGAAAACATGGCAAAAAGTTTAATAAGACTAGCTTGGATATTTAGAGATGAAAATAAAGAAAAAGAAGAATTAAAAATGATATATTCTGCTGTAAATTACTTAGAAGAAAAATTCAAAGATTTAACAACAGATGAAGAACTTATAATGTATTATTTTTACAAAGGATATTTAAACTTAAGACTAGGCAAGAAAAAAGATGCAAAAGAAAGCTTTAATAAATTAATATCAAGGTATAAGAATTCTAGTAATCCATATATAAAAAAAGCAGAATATTTAAAGGGTGATTTATAA
- a CDS encoding ABC transporter permease, with protein MKILSLMKYELVKIFRNKGFLISLILIPFLLSYLGSNLFPENMLSNYKIAVYNEDNSFLGKFGFLFLSQFFKWKDAVQLTTQKELIEAIKTNEFDSILIVPKGFMNNLKDYKDTKLILVPNPNDLDSSVAIYTVVKALFSELSGIPEISTGSTTQFLLKGGISVDKDRKPPEIEIQIPNVKDGSLKNIENASLDFQDMLAPSAILVLILIFSMGGIGISISQTRENGLLDIYRANGLKIWEFSLYKLLTYSILGLISSVITYYVFKNFGSNFAGKEIDILILILLNVIMFASFGMLISSISKTTRTTTFLLAIFIGTMVLFGDVLISIPKDSIWYRWTYALPIKYSIDSLRKIALLNYDLSMVINNIYIMMLFTFISFIISYIFLTHIERK; from the coding sequence ATGAAGATATTATCTTTGATGAAATATGAATTAGTAAAAATTTTTAGAAATAAAGGTTTTTTAATTTCTCTTATTTTAATTCCTTTTCTTTTATCTTATTTGGGTTCAAACCTATTTCCTGAAAATATGCTATCAAATTATAAAATAGCAGTTTATAATGAAGATAATTCTTTTCTTGGAAAATTTGGTTTTCTCTTTTTAAGTCAGTTTTTTAAATGGAAAGATGCCGTTCAATTAACTACACAAAAAGAATTAATTGAAGCAATAAAAACAAATGAATTTGATTCTATATTAATTGTGCCAAAAGGGTTTATGAATAATTTAAAAGATTATAAAGATACTAAATTAATTTTAGTTCCTAATCCCAATGATTTAGATAGCAGTGTTGCTATTTATACTGTTGTAAAAGCACTATTTAGTGAATTATCTGGAATACCAGAAATATCAACAGGTTCAACAACGCAATTTTTATTAAAAGGTGGTATATCTGTAGATAAAGATAGGAAACCACCTGAAATAGAAATACAAATTCCAAATGTCAAAGATGGAAGTTTAAAAAATATTGAAAATGCATCTTTAGATTTTCAAGATATGCTAGCTCCGTCTGCAATATTGGTATTAATACTTATTTTTTCTATGGGCGGAATAGGGATATCAATTTCTCAAACAAGAGAAAATGGGTTATTAGACATATATAGAGCAAATGGTTTAAAAATTTGGGAGTTTTCATTATATAAGCTATTAACTTATTCAATACTTGGATTAATATCTAGTGTTATTACTTATTATGTATTTAAAAATTTTGGAAGCAATTTTGCAGGGAAAGAAATAGATATTTTGATTTTAATATTATTAAATGTAATAATGTTTGCATCATTTGGAATGTTAATTTCTTCTATATCAAAAACTACAAGAACAACAACATTTTTATTAGCAATATTTATAGGTACAATGGTATTATTTGGAGATGTTTTAATATCTATTCCAAAAGATTCTATTTGGTATAGATGGACATATGCCTTACCTATAAAATATTCTATAGATTCTTTAAGAAAAATAGCATTATTAAATTATGATTTATCAATGGTTATAAATAATATATATATAATGATGCTATTTACATTTATATCATTTATTATAAGTTATATATTTTTAACTCATATTGAAAGAAAGTGA
- the tdh gene encoding L-threonine 3-dehydrogenase translates to MKAIVKKEPKKGFVLEEVEIPEIKEPTDVKVKVLNASICGTDLHIWKWDDWSKQRIKTPQIDGHEFVGEVVEVGSMVKGLKPGDIVAAETHIPCGVCKQCKTGNMHVCKDMQILGVDRDGVFAEYVVVPEIVLWKLDPSIPKEFASVMEPLGNAIHSATATDLRGKTVLITGAGPIGAVCVQVAKLSGASTVIVSEVSEYRINMAKEMGADYIINPAEKDLVEEIMKLTDGNGVDVLLEMSGNPNALNGGIESLTNAGEAIILGVFPTNPVPFVMNTAVFKGIKIHCITGRKMFETWQIASEWLRTKKIDLSKLITHILPMEEFEKGFELMDSKQSGKIVLKISE, encoded by the coding sequence ATGAAAGCTATAGTAAAAAAAGAACCAAAAAAAGGATTTGTCTTAGAAGAAGTTGAAATACCTGAAATCAAAGAACCAACTGATGTAAAAGTAAAAGTATTAAATGCATCTATTTGCGGAACAGATTTACATATTTGGAAATGGGATGATTGGTCAAAACAAAGAATTAAAACACCTCAAATTGATGGTCATGAATTTGTTGGTGAAGTAGTCGAAGTTGGATCAATGGTAAAGGGTTTAAAACCTGGAGACATTGTTGCAGCAGAAACTCATATTCCTTGTGGAGTTTGTAAACAATGCAAAACTGGAAATATGCACGTATGTAAAGATATGCAAATTTTAGGTGTTGACAGAGATGGAGTTTTTGCTGAATATGTTGTTGTACCTGAAATTGTATTATGGAAATTAGATCCTTCTATACCAAAAGAATTTGCTTCTGTCATGGAACCATTAGGAAATGCAATTCATTCTGCTACAGCTACAGATTTAAGAGGAAAAACTGTATTAATTACCGGAGCTGGTCCAATTGGCGCAGTATGCGTTCAAGTTGCTAAATTATCTGGCGCTTCTACTGTAATCGTTAGCGAAGTTTCAGAATATAGAATTAATATGGCTAAAGAAATGGGTGCTGATTATATCATCAATCCTGCTGAAAAAGATTTAGTTGAGGAAATTATGAAATTAACTGATGGTAATGGCGTTGATGTATTATTAGAAATGTCAGGAAACCCAAATGCTTTAAATGGTGGAATAGAGTCTTTAACCAATGCAGGCGAGGCAATTATTTTAGGGGTATTTCCAACAAATCCTGTTCCATTTGTAATGAACACCGCAGTATTTAAAGGTATAAAAATACATTGTATAACTGGAAGAAAAATGTTTGAAACATGGCAAATTGCCTCTGAATGGTTAAGAACAAAAAAGATTGACTTATCAAAATTAATTACACATATATTACCTATGGAAGAATTTGAAAAAGGATTTGAACTTATGGATTCAAAACAAAGTGGTAAAATTGTTTTAAAAATATCTGAGTAA